The following coding sequences are from one Streptomyces sp. NBC_01232 window:
- a CDS encoding C40 family peptidase, which translates to MASHRKPRQRPLAGGPARATAATLALAGAATATAFEGVSHAAPRPTPAQVKSEVDRLYEEAEAATERYNGAKEQADEAERALTGLREETARKTDQLNTARSALGTLAASQYRSGSLGTAVQLALASDPQQYLSQASFIARAGDRNAAGITTVRRRLDEVGKLRERAAGRLADLRSRQDELAGHKTVIEEKLTAAKNLLARLTAEERAAYEAQAPGGAGAAPAAPGPTGSTPPPPSDGSRAARAVAFAHSAIGKPYIWGATGPGSFDCSGLTQAAWRSAGVSLPRTTYTQINAGRRVSRDQLAPGDLVFFYSGVTHVGLYIGNGQMIHAPRPGSTVRSAPIDSMPWAGASRPA; encoded by the coding sequence GTGGCCAGTCATCGAAAGCCCAGGCAGCGCCCGCTCGCCGGCGGCCCGGCACGGGCCACGGCCGCCACCCTCGCCCTCGCGGGCGCTGCCACCGCCACCGCCTTCGAAGGCGTCTCCCACGCCGCCCCCCGGCCCACCCCCGCCCAGGTCAAGTCGGAGGTGGACCGGCTCTACGAGGAGGCCGAGGCGGCGACCGAGCGGTACAACGGGGCGAAGGAACAGGCGGACGAGGCCGAACGCGCGCTGACCGGACTGCGCGAGGAGACCGCCCGCAAGACCGACCAGCTCAACACCGCCCGCAGCGCCCTCGGAACGCTCGCCGCCTCCCAGTACCGCAGCGGCTCCCTGGGCACCGCCGTACAGCTCGCGCTGGCGTCCGACCCGCAGCAGTACCTCTCCCAGGCCTCCTTCATCGCCCGCGCCGGGGACCGCAACGCCGCCGGGATCACCACCGTGCGCCGCCGGCTCGACGAGGTCGGGAAGCTGCGGGAGCGGGCCGCGGGACGGCTCGCCGACCTCCGGTCCCGGCAGGACGAACTCGCCGGGCACAAGACCGTGATCGAGGAGAAGCTCACCGCCGCGAAGAACCTGCTGGCCCGGCTCACCGCCGAGGAGCGGGCCGCCTACGAGGCCCAGGCACCCGGCGGAGCGGGGGCCGCACCCGCCGCACCCGGACCCACGGGCAGCACTCCCCCGCCTCCGTCCGACGGATCGCGCGCGGCCCGCGCCGTGGCCTTCGCGCACAGCGCGATCGGAAAGCCGTACATCTGGGGCGCGACCGGCCCGGGGTCCTTCGACTGCTCCGGACTGACCCAGGCGGCCTGGCGCTCGGCCGGGGTCTCCCTGCCCCGCACCACCTACACCCAGATCAACGCCGGCCGGCGCGTGTCCCGCGACCAGCTGGCCCCCGGCGACCTGGTGTTCTTCTACTCCGGGGTCACCCACGTCGGCCTCTACATCGGCAACGGCCAGATGATCCACGCGCCGCGCCCCGGATCGACGGTCCGGTCGGCGCCTATCGACTCGATGCCCTGGGCCGGCGCCTCGCGCCCCGCGTAG
- a CDS encoding alpha/beta fold hydrolase produces MPATAPLDDAPLDDAHLDDASLSDAALAASLDGGFTSHHAEVNGTRLHYVEGGSGAPLVLLGGWPQTWWQWNKMLPALARRYRVIAVDLRGMGGSAKPDTGYDKKTMAADVHALLVHLGLERAHVVGHDIGAMIAYAFAANHPEATDRIALLDVSHPDGAWAQMPLLPRPGLPHLWWFAFNQVQGLPEQLLAGRYHFLLDWLFGAASADPASIDARSRAVYARAYDSPDAIRAGNAWYRSFAQDIADLAGYAPVTVPLLALGGEYSNYEQLREAVPPLGTDTRVVRVDGSGHYLPEERPEVVTAELTRFLG; encoded by the coding sequence ATGCCCGCCACCGCCCCGCTCGACGACGCCCCGCTCGACGACGCCCACCTCGACGACGCCTCCCTCTCCGACGCCGCCCTCGCGGCCTCCCTCGACGGCGGCTTCACCAGCCACCACGCCGAGGTCAACGGCACCCGGCTGCACTACGTCGAGGGCGGCTCCGGCGCACCGCTCGTCCTCCTCGGCGGCTGGCCCCAGACCTGGTGGCAATGGAACAAGATGCTGCCCGCCCTGGCCCGCCGGTACCGGGTGATCGCCGTCGACCTGCGCGGCATGGGCGGCTCCGCCAAGCCCGACACCGGCTACGACAAGAAGACGATGGCCGCCGACGTCCACGCCCTCCTCGTCCATCTCGGCCTGGAACGGGCGCACGTCGTCGGCCACGACATCGGCGCGATGATCGCCTACGCCTTCGCCGCCAACCACCCCGAGGCCACCGACCGCATCGCCCTCCTCGACGTCTCGCACCCCGACGGGGCCTGGGCGCAGATGCCCCTGCTGCCCCGCCCCGGGCTCCCCCACCTGTGGTGGTTCGCCTTCAACCAGGTGCAGGGCCTGCCCGAGCAGCTCCTCGCCGGGCGCTACCACTTCCTGCTGGACTGGCTGTTCGGTGCCGCGTCCGCCGACCCCGCGTCCATCGACGCCCGCTCCCGCGCCGTGTACGCCCGTGCGTACGACTCCCCGGACGCGATCCGGGCCGGCAACGCCTGGTACCGGTCCTTCGCACAGGACATCGCCGACCTCGCCGGCTACGCCCCGGTCACCGTCCCCCTCCTCGCCCTGGGCGGCGAGTACAGCAATTACGAGCAGCTGCGGGAGGCCGTCCCGCCGCTCGGTACCGACACCCGGGTGGTCCGCGTGGACGGCAGTGGCCACTACCTCCCGGAGGAGCGGCCGGAGGTCGTCACGGCCGAGCTGACCCGCTTCCTCGGCTGA
- a CDS encoding ArsR/SmtB family transcription factor, with product MPAAAAEPTHPAADRIELVEVLAALGHPVRLEIVRKLASGEEAFCGEVVPDLPRSSVTHHLKTLRESGLICQRPQGRKLFLALRREDLELRFPGLLELVLACRSRPLDSECDEQPL from the coding sequence ATGCCTGCTGCCGCCGCCGAGCCGACCCACCCCGCCGCCGACCGCATCGAGCTGGTCGAGGTCCTGGCGGCGCTCGGACACCCCGTCCGGCTGGAGATCGTCCGCAAGCTGGCCTCCGGCGAAGAGGCGTTCTGCGGCGAGGTCGTCCCCGACCTGCCCCGCTCCAGCGTCACGCACCACCTCAAGACGCTGCGCGAGAGCGGGCTCATCTGCCAGCGCCCCCAGGGCCGCAAGCTCTTCCTCGCGCTGCGCCGCGAGGACCTGGAGCTCCGTTTTCCCGGTCTGCTCGAACTCGTGCTGGCCTGTCGGTCCCGCCCCCTAGACTCGGAATGCGATGAGCAGCCTCTTTGA
- the pcrA gene encoding DNA helicase PcrA yields MSSLFDDSFLADLTPSDEVPPPPEDHAAPEAGADDLFGGHFDVPMTGDAYYRDGAPKPVIDPATLLDGLNEQQRAAVVHAGSPLLIVAGAGSGKTRVLTHRIGHLLSARNVHPGQILAITFTNKAAGEMKERVESLVGPRANAMWVSTFHSACVRILRRESKRLGFTSSFSIYDAADSKRLMALVCRDLDLDPKKFPPKAFNAKISNLKNELIDEDAFAGQAADGFEKTLAQAYAMYQGRLREANALDFDDIIMTTVHLLQAFPDVAEHYRRRFRHVLVDEYQDTNHAQYTLVRELVGTGYPDLPPAELCVVGDADQSIYAFRGATIRNILQFEEDYKDATTILLEQNYRSTQTILSAANAVIERNENRRAKNLWTQAGTGAVITGYVADTEHDEAQFVADEIDRLTDAGDAKAGDVAIFYRTNAQSRVFEEIFIRVGLPYKVVGGVRFYERKEVRDVLAYLRVLANPEDNVPLRRILNVPKRGIGERAEAMIDALAMREKITFPQALRRVDEAFGMAARSTNAVKRFNVLMEELRTIVDSGAGPAVVLEAVLERTGYLAELQASTDPQDETRIENLQELAAVALEFEQAREAAAAEAAETGAPAPGSGTLAEFLEQVALVADSDQIPDEDTEGTGVITLMTLHTAKGLEFPVVFLTGMEDGVFPHMRALGQTKELEEERRLAYVGITRARERLYLTRSSMRSAWGTPSYNPPSRFLEEIPAEYLQWKRTGATQKPAGPMRSSGYGSSSSGSGRATFGTSPEAFLSSSRTKSGPSGFATRRAADKPVIALVVGDRVTHDQFGLGTVMEVKGAGADAQATIDFGDDKPKRLLLRYAPVQKL; encoded by the coding sequence ATGAGCAGCCTCTTTGACGACAGTTTCCTGGCGGACCTCACCCCCTCCGACGAGGTCCCGCCGCCGCCCGAGGACCACGCCGCCCCGGAAGCGGGCGCGGACGACCTCTTCGGCGGGCACTTCGACGTACCCATGACCGGGGACGCGTACTACCGGGACGGCGCCCCCAAGCCCGTCATCGACCCGGCGACGCTCCTGGACGGGCTCAATGAGCAGCAGCGCGCGGCCGTCGTGCACGCGGGCTCCCCGCTGCTCATCGTGGCCGGCGCCGGCTCCGGCAAGACCCGGGTGCTGACCCACCGCATCGGACACCTGCTGTCCGCGCGGAACGTCCACCCGGGCCAGATCCTGGCGATCACCTTCACCAACAAGGCCGCCGGCGAGATGAAGGAGCGCGTCGAGAGCCTGGTCGGCCCGCGCGCGAACGCCATGTGGGTCTCCACCTTCCACAGCGCGTGCGTGCGCATCCTGCGCCGCGAGTCCAAGCGGCTCGGCTTCACGTCCTCGTTCTCGATCTACGACGCGGCCGACTCGAAGCGCCTGATGGCGCTCGTCTGCCGCGACCTGGACCTGGACCCGAAGAAGTTCCCGCCGAAGGCCTTCAACGCCAAGATCTCGAACCTGAAGAACGAGCTGATAGACGAGGACGCCTTCGCCGGCCAGGCCGCCGACGGTTTCGAGAAGACGCTCGCCCAGGCGTACGCGATGTACCAGGGGCGGCTGCGCGAGGCCAACGCCCTCGACTTCGACGACATCATCATGACCACGGTCCACCTGCTCCAGGCGTTCCCGGACGTCGCCGAGCACTACCGGCGCCGCTTCCGGCACGTCCTGGTCGACGAGTACCAGGACACCAACCACGCGCAGTACACGCTGGTGCGCGAGCTGGTGGGCACCGGCTACCCGGACCTGCCGCCGGCCGAGCTGTGCGTGGTGGGTGACGCCGACCAGTCGATCTACGCCTTCCGCGGCGCGACCATCCGCAACATCCTCCAGTTCGAGGAGGACTACAAGGACGCGACGACGATCCTGCTGGAGCAGAACTACCGCTCCACCCAGACGATCCTCTCCGCGGCCAATGCGGTCATCGAGCGCAACGAGAACCGCCGCGCCAAGAACCTGTGGACCCAGGCCGGCACCGGCGCCGTCATCACCGGCTACGTCGCGGACACCGAGCACGACGAGGCGCAGTTCGTCGCCGACGAGATCGACCGGCTCACCGACGCGGGCGACGCCAAGGCGGGCGACGTCGCGATCTTCTACCGGACCAACGCGCAGTCGCGCGTCTTCGAGGAGATCTTCATCAGGGTCGGACTGCCCTACAAGGTCGTCGGCGGGGTCCGGTTCTACGAGCGCAAGGAGGTCCGCGACGTCCTCGCGTACCTGCGCGTGCTGGCGAACCCCGAGGACAACGTCCCGCTGCGGCGCATCCTGAACGTGCCCAAGCGCGGTATCGGCGAGCGCGCCGAGGCGATGATCGACGCCCTCGCGATGCGCGAGAAGATCACCTTCCCGCAGGCGCTGCGGCGCGTGGACGAGGCCTTCGGCATGGCCGCGCGCTCCACCAACGCGGTGAAGCGGTTCAACGTGCTGATGGAGGAACTGCGCACCATCGTCGACTCGGGCGCCGGCCCGGCGGTGGTGCTGGAGGCGGTCCTGGAGCGTACGGGCTACCTCGCCGAGCTCCAGGCGTCGACCGACCCGCAGGACGAGACCCGCATCGAGAACCTGCAGGAGCTCGCGGCGGTGGCGCTGGAGTTCGAGCAGGCGCGCGAGGCCGCGGCGGCCGAGGCCGCCGAGACCGGGGCCCCGGCCCCCGGGTCCGGCACCCTGGCCGAGTTCCTGGAACAGGTCGCGCTCGTCGCCGACTCCGACCAGATCCCGGACGAGGACACCGAGGGCACGGGCGTCATCACGCTGATGACCCTGCACACCGCCAAGGGCCTGGAATTCCCGGTGGTCTTCCTGACCGGCATGGAGGACGGGGTCTTCCCGCACATGCGGGCGCTCGGCCAGACCAAGGAGCTGGAGGAGGAGCGCCGCCTCGCGTACGTCGGCATCACACGGGCGCGCGAGCGGCTCTACCTGACGCGCTCCAGCATGCGCAGCGCGTGGGGTACGCCCTCGTACAACCCGCCCTCGCGCTTCCTGGAGGAGATCCCGGCCGAGTACCTCCAGTGGAAGCGGACGGGCGCCACGCAGAAGCCGGCGGGGCCGATGCGGAGCTCGGGGTACGGATCGTCCTCGTCCGGTTCGGGGAGGGCGACGTTCGGCACCTCGCCGGAGGCGTTCCTGTCCTCGTCGCGTACGAAGTCGGGCCCGTCGGGATTCGCAACGCGGCGGGCCGCCGACAAGCCGGTCATCGCGCTGGTGGTCGGGGACCGGGTCACGCACGACCAGTTCGGGCTCGGCACCGTCATGGAGGTCAAGGGAGCGGGCGCGGACGCGCAGGCCACCATCGACTTCGGGGACGACAAGCCCAAGCGGCTGCTGCTGCGTTACGCGCCGGTGCAGAAGCTCTGA
- a CDS encoding M23 family metallopeptidase encodes MNDRPSSGQYPDPGYDGLSTTAFAGDSTYVSYETQGQGVNYAAYGSYETGAYDTTAWTSQDPYLSTIPAQAAPEDTTGTWDASAWNTPGTDYSGYAGYQQQPSFGYDTSGEQTGHWAMPGYGTTGTETGAYDATAWNTVAEAPAQPEPAYGYEYQPAAPAQQEYTYEATSVGYAYEAAPVGTYSETAVFEVLSDETPRAQELHEGHGLHEAHDPAEANDLHEAHELPEVHALQEVHDLPTQAMPVTAAAPRTARRTATKANGKAGTGARAGGNSRRRNPAKRSAMLTVAVPSACVMGVAGVAAASVGGLTGTDRPAEDTTTMAAPDPASVKPVAANTKLDTQLVALSADAGDFADRASRTQERIDLRERQEEEKKKKAEEAAAKEAARPKFAVPVSQQGLSANFGQSGGMWMSVHTGIDFPVSYGTPVMAATDGTVRTQYNSAYGNMAIVTAPDGTETWYCHLSSTKIRGGKVKAGDVIAYSGNSGNSTGPHLHFEVRPGGGSAIDPLAWLRSHGLDPR; translated from the coding sequence GTGAACGACCGCCCCTCGTCGGGCCAGTACCCGGATCCCGGGTATGACGGCCTTTCCACCACCGCTTTCGCTGGTGACTCGACCTACGTTTCCTATGAAACGCAGGGCCAGGGGGTCAATTACGCCGCCTACGGTTCTTACGAAACCGGCGCGTACGACACCACGGCATGGACCTCGCAGGACCCTTATCTGTCCACGATCCCGGCCCAGGCCGCCCCCGAGGACACCACCGGGACCTGGGACGCGAGCGCCTGGAACACGCCGGGCACGGACTACTCCGGTTACGCCGGGTACCAGCAGCAGCCCTCCTTCGGCTACGACACCTCCGGCGAGCAGACCGGGCACTGGGCGATGCCCGGCTACGGCACCACCGGCACCGAGACCGGCGCCTACGACGCCACCGCCTGGAACACCGTCGCCGAGGCCCCGGCCCAGCCCGAGCCCGCCTACGGGTACGAGTACCAGCCCGCCGCGCCCGCGCAGCAGGAGTACACGTACGAAGCGACCTCCGTCGGCTACGCCTACGAGGCGGCCCCGGTCGGCACCTACAGCGAGACGGCCGTCTTCGAGGTGCTCTCCGACGAGACGCCCCGGGCCCAAGAACTGCACGAAGGCCACGGGCTGCACGAGGCCCACGACCCGGCTGAGGCCAACGACCTGCACGAGGCGCACGAGCTGCCCGAGGTCCACGCACTTCAGGAGGTCCACGACCTCCCCACCCAGGCCATGCCGGTGACCGCGGCCGCTCCGCGCACCGCGCGCCGGACCGCCACCAAGGCGAACGGCAAGGCCGGCACCGGCGCCAGGGCGGGCGGCAACAGCCGTCGCCGCAACCCGGCGAAGCGTTCCGCCATGCTGACCGTGGCCGTGCCCTCCGCCTGCGTGATGGGAGTCGCGGGCGTCGCGGCCGCCTCCGTCGGCGGCCTGACCGGCACCGACCGGCCCGCCGAGGACACCACCACGATGGCCGCGCCCGACCCGGCCTCGGTGAAGCCGGTCGCCGCGAACACCAAGCTCGACACCCAACTGGTCGCGCTCAGCGCCGACGCGGGCGACTTCGCGGACCGCGCGAGCCGCACGCAGGAGCGCATCGACCTGCGCGAGCGCCAGGAAGAGGAAAAGAAGAAGAAGGCGGAGGAGGCCGCGGCCAAGGAGGCCGCCCGCCCCAAGTTCGCCGTCCCCGTCTCGCAGCAGGGCCTCAGCGCCAACTTCGGCCAGTCCGGCGGCATGTGGATGTCGGTGCACACCGGCATCGACTTCCCGGTCTCCTACGGAACCCCGGTCATGGCGGCCACCGACGGCACCGTGCGCACCCAGTACAACAGCGCCTACGGGAACATGGCCATAGTGACCGCGCCCGACGGCACCGAGACCTGGTACTGCCACCTCAGCTCCACCAAGATCCGCGGCGGCAAGGTCAAGGCGGGCGATGTCATCGCCTACTCCGGCAACTCCGGCAACTCCACCGGCCCGCACCTGCACTTCGAGGTCCGGCCCGGCGGCGGGTCTGCGATCGACCCCCTTGCGTGGCTCCGCAGCCACGGCCTCGACCCGCGCTGA
- a CDS encoding esterase/lipase family protein, translated as MSIPLSGAALRAGALEVMVLGGHLLLYPTGVCQEKVAARPPATRPPVLLLHGFTDNRSVFVLLRRTLGAGGRHVEAYNYSPFTLDLRVTARHLARRVEELCERTGQERVDLVGHSLGGLVGRYFVQRLGGDARVRTLVTLGTPHSGTRVAPFMDAHPLVRQMRPDSEVLAELAEPAPGCATRCVAFWSEFDALMTPVGSARIEHPDLCVENVQVTGIGHLALPTHPAVIAAVRRALEGPGLAAVTGADAASVA; from the coding sequence ATGTCCATACCCTTGTCCGGCGCCGCGCTGCGGGCCGGCGCGCTCGAGGTGATGGTGCTCGGCGGGCACCTTCTGCTGTACCCCACCGGAGTGTGCCAGGAGAAGGTCGCCGCCCGCCCGCCCGCGACACGGCCGCCCGTGCTCCTCCTTCACGGTTTCACCGACAACCGGTCCGTCTTCGTCCTGCTCCGCCGCACCCTCGGGGCGGGGGGCCGGCACGTGGAGGCGTACAACTACTCGCCCTTCACGCTCGACCTGCGCGTCACGGCCCGCCATCTCGCCCGGCGTGTCGAGGAGCTGTGCGAGCGCACCGGACAGGAGCGGGTGGATCTGGTCGGGCACAGCCTGGGCGGGCTGGTCGGCCGGTACTTCGTGCAGCGACTCGGCGGCGACGCCCGCGTCCGCACCCTCGTCACCCTCGGCACCCCACACTCCGGCACGCGGGTCGCCCCCTTCATGGACGCGCACCCGCTGGTGCGGCAGATGCGACCGGACTCCGAGGTGCTGGCCGAGCTGGCCGAGCCCGCGCCCGGCTGCGCCACCCGGTGCGTGGCGTTCTGGAGCGAGTTCGACGCGCTGATGACCCCGGTCGGGTCCGCACGGATCGAACATCCGGACCTGTGTGTGGAAAATGTGCAGGTCACCGGCATCGGACATCTCGCCCTGCCCACCCACCCCGCCGTCATCGCGGCAGTCCGGCGCGCCCTGGAAGGACCCGGTTTGGCCGCCGTCACAGGGGCGGACGCCGCTTCCGTCGCCTAG
- a CDS encoding cobalamin B12-binding domain-containing protein has protein sequence MGVTGPIRVVVAKPGLDGHDRGAKVIARALRDAGMEVIYTGLHQTPEQIVDTAIQEDADAIGLSILSGAHNTLFARVLELLKERDAEDIKVFGGGIIPEDDIAPLKEKGVAEIFTPGATTTAIVEWVRGNVRQ, from the coding sequence ATGGGTGTGACCGGTCCGATCCGTGTGGTGGTGGCCAAGCCGGGTCTCGACGGCCACGACCGCGGGGCCAAGGTGATCGCGCGGGCGCTGCGGGACGCGGGTATGGAGGTCATCTACACCGGCCTCCACCAGACCCCCGAGCAGATCGTGGACACCGCCATTCAGGAGGACGCCGACGCGATCGGCCTCTCGATCCTCTCCGGCGCCCACAACACGCTCTTCGCGCGCGTGCTGGAACTCCTCAAGGAGCGCGACGCGGAGGACATCAAGGTCTTCGGCGGCGGCATCATTCCGGAGGACGACATCGCGCCCCTGAAGGAGAAGGGCGTGGCCGAGATCTTCACCCCCGGTGCGACGACGACCGCCATCGTGGAGTGGGTACGCGGCAACGTCCGGCAGTAG